The following are encoded in a window of Hydrogenobacter sp. genomic DNA:
- a CDS encoding diguanylate cyclase, giving the protein MDYSALDLIPLPVLVIDENYRVVFLNRKAKEIYGEVEGECYEVTHSFTQPCYLEQTHPCPVKVIKERGVESYQTVHIHRISGKEIYFYIIACYHKESKTYVEVHVELSEILKALESSQLSSELLLSSGPMVFFLWENSPGWPVKLVSPNVSGLMGYSAEEFTEGKVKYADIIHKDDIDRVSKEVKTYTESHASSWTHEDYRIVTKDGKVKWVLDHTIPIKDERGNITGYYGYVIDITEKHEKEEIFRNLSDASPVGIFLRQGKKFLYVNKALSEITGYSIEELLELDDILKVIYPKDRKKVREVILKRDVGIKGVERYEVRIKKKDGKVRWVQISSETTFYRGFPAGIGVVMDITESKVAELKLKKLALYDKLTQIYNRYALEEFFEKEIAKAERYKIPFSVVFFDVDDFKLINDTYGHKMGDTVLKKLASLIKRHIRKSDILGRYGGEEFLLILPMEKNPITIAEKLRKLVETAVFEKIKITISLGATTYREGDTMDTILRRVDTALYRAKREGKNRCFYNV; this is encoded by the coding sequence ATGGATTATTCTGCCCTTGATCTTATCCCGTTACCTGTTTTGGTTATAGACGAAAACTACAGGGTAGTTTTCCTCAACAGGAAAGCTAAGGAAATTTATGGGGAAGTTGAAGGTGAGTGCTACGAAGTTACTCACAGTTTTACGCAACCTTGCTATTTAGAACAAACTCACCCTTGTCCGGTAAAGGTTATAAAGGAAAGAGGGGTTGAGAGCTATCAGACTGTACACATACACAGAATAAGTGGGAAGGAGATCTACTTTTACATAATTGCATGCTACCATAAAGAAAGCAAGACCTATGTAGAAGTTCACGTAGAGCTTTCTGAGATATTAAAGGCTCTTGAAAGTAGTCAGCTTAGCTCCGAGCTTCTCCTTTCCAGCGGTCCTATGGTGTTCTTCCTTTGGGAAAATAGTCCGGGTTGGCCGGTTAAGCTTGTTTCTCCCAACGTCAGCGGTCTGATGGGATATAGCGCTGAGGAGTTTACAGAGGGGAAGGTAAAGTACGCAGATATAATACACAAGGATGATATTGATAGGGTCTCAAAGGAGGTAAAGACATACACTGAGAGTCACGCATCTTCCTGGACGCACGAGGATTACAGAATAGTTACCAAGGACGGGAAAGTCAAGTGGGTACTTGATCACACAATTCCCATAAAAGATGAAAGAGGAAACATAACCGGATACTACGGCTACGTTATAGATATCACGGAAAAGCATGAAAAAGAGGAGATATTTAGAAACCTGTCTGACGCTTCCCCTGTAGGAATATTCTTAAGGCAAGGGAAGAAGTTCCTTTATGTGAATAAGGCTCTTTCCGAGATAACTGGCTATTCCATTGAAGAACTTTTAGAACTTGATGATATACTTAAGGTGATCTATCCGAAAGATAGAAAGAAAGTGAGGGAGGTCATCCTCAAAAGAGATGTAGGTATAAAAGGTGTTGAAAGATACGAGGTGAGAATCAAGAAAAAGGATGGAAAGGTAAGATGGGTTCAGATAAGTTCTGAAACAACTTTTTACAGAGGCTTCCCTGCAGGCATAGGTGTGGTTATGGACATAACAGAGAGTAAGGTCGCTGAATTAAAGCTTAAAAAACTTGCCCTTTATGATAAGTTGACGCAAATATACAACAGATATGCCCTTGAGGAGTTTTTTGAAAAGGAGATCGCAAAAGCCGAAAGGTATAAAATTCCCTTTAGCGTTGTGTTTTTTGATGTGGATGACTTTAAGCTCATAAATGACACTTATGGACACAAGATGGGAGATACTGTACTGAAAAAGTTAGCAAGTTTAATAAAAAGGCACATTAGAAAATCCGATATATTGGGAAGATACGGAGGTGAAGAGTTCCTGCTTATACTTCCCATGGAGAAAAATCCAATAACTATAGCAGAAAAGTTAAGAAAGCTTGTAGAAACCGCAGTTTTTGAAAAGATAAAAATAACCATATCCTTAGGAGCGACCACCTATAGGGAAGGTGATACTATGGATACCATCCTAAGGAGGGTAGATACAGCTCTTTATAGAGCAAAGCGGGAAGGGAAGAACAGGTGTTTTTACAATGTATGA
- the purE gene encoding 5-(carboxyamino)imidazole ribonucleotide mutase, translated as MGPTVAIIMGSLSDWEYMKEAYSILKEFGVECDVKVVSAHRTPDVMYQFARSAKDAGVEVIIAGAGGAAHLPGMTASLTTLPVIGVPVPSKYLSGVDSLYSIVQMPAGVPVATVGIGNAANAGLLALRILSIKYPHIAQKLEDYKKALEEKVVKMNEELKKDHTL; from the coding sequence ATGGGACCCACCGTTGCCATCATAATGGGAAGCTTGTCTGACTGGGAGTATATGAAAGAAGCGTATAGTATACTTAAAGAGTTTGGCGTTGAGTGTGACGTTAAGGTTGTATCCGCTCACAGGACACCCGATGTGATGTACCAATTTGCCAGAAGTGCAAAGGATGCGGGGGTAGAAGTCATCATAGCTGGAGCAGGTGGTGCAGCACATCTACCGGGTATGACTGCTTCCTTAACTACTTTGCCAGTGATAGGTGTCCCGGTGCCTTCCAAATACCTTTCAGGTGTGGATTCTCTCTATTCCATAGTTCAGATGCCTGCAGGTGTACCTGTCGCAACAGTTGGCATAGGTAACGCTGCAAACGCAGGTCTTTTAGCACTGAGGATCCTTTCAATAAAGTATCCCCATATAGCTCAAAAACTGGAAGATTACAAGAAGGCTCTTGAGGAAAAGGTTGTAAAGATGAATGAAGAACTTAAAAAGGATCATACATTGTAA
- a CDS encoding group 1 truncated hemoglobin, with product MRKYALSLSALMLFGFASVSLAEPMHKKTLYERLGGYDAISAVVKDLAVRLVTDRQLGIYFKGLSNDSKNKLIAHLTDFVCSATGGPCIYTGRDMKTAHEGLGISDSDWNRFVELTKETLNKFKVPPKEQQEFLQAVAPLKGVIVEKK from the coding sequence ATGAGAAAGTATGCTCTCAGTTTATCAGCTCTTATGCTTTTTGGCTTTGCATCTGTTAGCCTTGCAGAGCCTATGCACAAAAAGACTCTATATGAAAGGCTTGGCGGATATGACGCCATCTCTGCAGTCGTCAAAGATCTTGCGGTGCGACTGGTTACCGACAGACAACTGGGTATTTATTTTAAGGGTCTTAGTAACGATAGCAAGAACAAACTTATAGCACACCTTACGGATTTTGTGTGTAGCGCCACGGGTGGTCCCTGTATATATACAGGTAGGGATATGAAGACAGCTCATGAAGGTCTTGGTATATCGGATTCCGACTGGAACCGGTTCGTTGAACTTACCAAGGAAACTCTCAACAAATTTAAAGTTCCTCCCAAGGAACAGCAGGAATTTCTGCAGGCAGTCGCCCCTCTTAAAGGAGTTATAGTAGAGAAAAAGTAA
- a CDS encoding undecaprenyl-diphosphate phosphatase, translated as MNIYEAIILGIVEGLTEFLPVSSTGHLILVAHIMGIKDNNFTKSFEIAIQMGAILAVLFLYAKRFLKDYEVWKRIITAFLPTGLLGFLLYKFIKSYLIGNDKIVVVSLVLGGAFLLFADRVCERFCYIGDTSKLSLSRAFLIGVFQSLAMIPGVSRSASTIIGGMLVGLHRRASAEFSFLLAVPTMLIATSYDIYKSHTTFTYSEWHLLTVGFLSAFLTAVVTVRAFIGFISKHSFLPFGVYRIVLGIVYALLFL; from the coding sequence ATGAATATTTACGAAGCGATCATTTTAGGGATAGTTGAAGGTTTGACCGAGTTTCTGCCAGTATCCTCAACGGGACATCTCATACTGGTAGCTCACATTATGGGAATTAAAGACAACAATTTCACGAAAAGTTTTGAGATAGCTATTCAGATGGGTGCGATCCTCGCTGTACTTTTCCTTTACGCCAAGAGATTTCTAAAAGATTACGAAGTATGGAAGAGGATAATAACAGCCTTTCTTCCTACAGGGTTGTTGGGTTTTTTGCTTTACAAATTTATAAAGTCTTACCTTATAGGTAATGACAAAATAGTTGTTGTTTCTCTGGTATTGGGTGGGGCGTTTTTGCTCTTTGCGGATAGAGTATGCGAAAGATTTTGCTACATAGGAGATACATCAAAGCTTAGTCTTTCAAGAGCATTTCTCATAGGTGTATTTCAATCCCTCGCTATGATACCTGGTGTTTCCAGATCAGCTTCCACAATAATAGGAGGGATGCTCGTTGGACTTCATAGGAGAGCTTCCGCTGAGTTCTCTTTCCTCCTTGCAGTCCCAACCATGCTCATAGCCACTTCCTATGACATTTACAAATCACACACAACTTTCACATATAGCGAGTGGCATCTTCTAACTGTAGGATTTCTATCGGCTTTTTTGACTGCCGTTGTAACGGTTAGAGCGTTTATAGGTTTTATATCAAAGCACTCCTTTTTACCCTTTGGTGTATATAGGATCGTATTGGGTATTGTATACGCCCTTTTGTTTTTATAA
- the acpS gene encoding holo-ACP synthase has product MVGIDIVKNERIQKAIERFGERFLNRVYTSKELEYCKGQKSYCECLSARWACKEAVLKAFYQRFGVILKLSQIEVLGDRGKPAKVNILREDLKEMLSEVTITVSISHERDYSVAIALIK; this is encoded by the coding sequence GTGGTGGGTATAGACATAGTTAAAAATGAGAGGATACAGAAGGCTATAGAGAGGTTTGGTGAAAGGTTTTTAAATCGTGTATATACAAGCAAAGAACTTGAGTATTGCAAGGGGCAGAAGTCTTATTGTGAGTGCCTTTCCGCAAGATGGGCTTGCAAAGAAGCTGTTTTGAAAGCCTTCTATCAAAGATTCGGTGTGATTTTAAAACTTTCCCAAATAGAAGTACTCGGAGATAGAGGGAAACCTGCAAAGGTAAATATACTCAGAGAAGATCTCAAAGAGATGCTAAGTGAGGTTACCATCACTGTGTCCATATCCCACGAAAGAGATTACTCGGTTGCGATAGCTTTGATAAAGTGA
- a CDS encoding DJ-1 family glyoxalase III, translating to MPKVAIVLADGFEEVEAIAPIDALRRADIEVLIAGLSKEPVISARGVRILPDVSVDELNPDELDMIVLPGGAVGVENLKKDKRVEALVKALEEKGKYVSAICAAPTALASFGILKGKRATVYPSLSKYIEPATFVEERVVEDGKIITSQGPGTALLFALKLVERLAGKDKAREVAQKMLIDWE from the coding sequence ATGCCAAAAGTAGCGATAGTACTTGCTGACGGTTTTGAGGAGGTTGAAGCTATAGCTCCCATTGATGCACTCAGAAGAGCTGACATAGAGGTACTAATAGCGGGACTATCCAAAGAACCTGTAATCAGCGCAAGGGGTGTAAGGATATTGCCGGATGTCTCTGTGGATGAGCTAAATCCGGATGAACTTGACATGATCGTACTTCCCGGAGGCGCAGTGGGTGTAGAAAATTTAAAAAAGGACAAAAGAGTTGAGGCGCTTGTTAAGGCTCTTGAAGAAAAAGGAAAATATGTCTCTGCAATATGCGCTGCGCCTACAGCTTTGGCATCTTTTGGGATTCTAAAAGGGAAAAGGGCAACCGTTTACCCATCTCTCAGCAAATATATAGAGCCAGCCACTTTTGTTGAGGAAAGGGTCGTCGAGGATGGTAAAATCATAACAAGTCAAGGACCGGGTACAGCTCTACTTTTTGCACTCAAACTCGTTGAAAGACTTGCTGGTAAAGATAAAGCTCGTGAGGTGGCTCAAAAGATGCTTATAGATTGGGAATGA
- a CDS encoding sigma 54-interacting transcriptional regulator: MEEGIKKQLSTREITIINEVAKILSKGMGFLESAGEVLKILYSFWDVKYSYIALYKRELKLLKIIKAFGLKEEEIEKGLFKRGEGIIGKVYKSGVPVVLSDLSTNSYTNRTGLRDRLEGDESFIAVPIRIGGEIIGVLALFKSFDRRESIEKAVELLIILGTMIGMLYKLEERINLERQEWEEEKKALTQALGKKYSLEGIIGRSVAVKNLIDLIEKVSQTDITVLLTGESGTGKSLVAKAIHFLSYRREKPFVTINCSAIPEALLEAELFGYEKGAFTGAYTSKKGKFEIANGGTVFLDEIGDMPLSLQPKILRVLQEKEIEKLGSEKSVKVDVRIISATNKDLQELVQKGSFREDLYYRLSVLPIHIPPLRERKEDVPVLVDHFLNIFNQRYGKNVRIDTKALELMMEYPWYGNVRELENTIERLVILKDGIIKENDLPSYFFVELRKDKPKNLPSVIETTEREEIVKALERTGYVKSRAAKLLGYTLRQLDYRIRKYGISLKKF, translated from the coding sequence ATGGAAGAAGGGATAAAAAAGCAACTTAGCACACGTGAGATCACCATAATAAACGAAGTTGCGAAGATACTGAGCAAAGGTATGGGTTTTTTGGAGAGTGCGGGAGAGGTACTGAAGATACTCTACTCTTTTTGGGATGTAAAGTACAGTTATATAGCTCTTTACAAAAGAGAACTTAAACTTCTCAAAATAATAAAAGCCTTTGGCTTGAAGGAAGAAGAAATAGAGAAAGGACTTTTTAAAAGGGGAGAGGGTATTATAGGGAAGGTTTACAAAAGCGGTGTGCCTGTAGTTTTATCCGATCTCAGTACCAATTCCTACACCAATAGAACTGGTTTAAGGGATAGATTGGAAGGAGATGAATCCTTTATAGCTGTACCTATAAGGATAGGGGGCGAAATAATAGGTGTACTTGCCCTCTTCAAAAGTTTTGACAGAAGAGAAAGTATAGAAAAGGCTGTTGAGCTTTTGATAATACTGGGTACTATGATAGGCATGCTCTACAAACTGGAAGAAAGAATAAACCTGGAAAGGCAAGAGTGGGAAGAGGAAAAAAAAGCTCTCACACAAGCTTTAGGTAAAAAGTACAGTCTTGAAGGGATAATAGGCAGAAGCGTTGCGGTGAAGAACCTCATAGATCTCATAGAGAAAGTTTCTCAGACGGATATAACCGTCCTTTTAACGGGTGAGAGCGGAACAGGTAAGAGCCTTGTTGCAAAGGCTATACACTTTTTGAGCTATAGAAGAGAAAAACCTTTTGTAACTATAAACTGCTCGGCTATACCGGAAGCTCTCCTTGAGGCTGAGCTTTTTGGTTATGAGAAGGGAGCTTTTACGGGTGCTTATACTTCCAAGAAGGGGAAATTTGAGATAGCCAATGGTGGCACTGTGTTTCTTGATGAGATAGGTGACATGCCTTTATCTCTACAACCTAAGATACTAAGGGTCCTTCAGGAAAAAGAGATAGAAAAGTTGGGAAGCGAAAAGAGTGTCAAAGTTGACGTTAGGATCATATCTGCTACGAACAAGGACTTGCAGGAACTTGTCCAGAAAGGGAGTTTCAGAGAAGACCTTTATTATCGTCTCAGCGTGCTTCCCATACATATACCGCCTTTGAGGGAGAGAAAGGAAGATGTGCCCGTGCTTGTAGATCACTTCTTAAACATTTTCAATCAAAGATACGGCAAAAATGTAAGGATAGATACCAAAGCTCTTGAGCTTATGATGGAGTACCCTTGGTACGGCAACGTGAGGGAACTTGAAAATACCATAGAAAGGCTCGTGATACTTAAGGATGGTATTATAAAGGAAAATGACCTACCTTCCTACTTTTTTGTTGAACTTCGCAAAGACAAACCTAAAAACCTCCCTTCGGTTATAGAAACTACAGAAAGGGAAGAGATAGTAAAAGCTCTTGAAAGGACAGGTTACGTTAAATCAAGAGCTGCCAAACTTCTCGGTTATACACTCAGACAGCTCGACTATAGAATACGAAAATACGGTATAAGTTTGAAAAAATTCTGA
- a CDS encoding FtsW/RodA/SpoVE family cell cycle protein, translating into MDRWMLYSVIMLFVIGETAILSSNTVPYIFERYSDLSIYKKPLYQLLTFLLGMLIINKLLLKLDYQVFKKKSIVYFLVFACISSLLLVLIKKYLTHKHVDRWLIGTSIQPLEFAKIILMIFTAYYIAEKGSMKEWRYIFWASFIVLVNAFLVSLQPDKGGAVFLLLLCGSMLYVGGIPKKIYLPIISVFLLFIVYILTSKSGYVAERLSAWRDPFADPEESGYQIIQSLFGFAHGGIFGTGIGKGIQKMGALPAADTDYVVSLIGEELGFVGMLTVFCLYSLLVGRLLYFTYRAKEPFGKILLFGIALNFALSFLWNVGMALNLLPPKGIALPLLSYGTSNLFFSLMSIGLAQSIIRRGLL; encoded by the coding sequence ATGGATAGGTGGATGCTATATTCTGTGATAATGCTTTTTGTTATAGGGGAGACTGCCATCTTAAGCTCCAACACAGTTCCTTACATCTTTGAACGCTACAGCGATCTTAGTATATACAAAAAGCCTCTGTATCAACTTCTTACCTTCCTTTTAGGTATGTTGATAATAAACAAGCTACTCTTAAAGCTGGATTATCAAGTCTTTAAGAAAAAGAGCATCGTTTATTTTCTGGTGTTTGCCTGCATATCCTCTCTCTTACTTGTGCTTATAAAAAAGTACTTGACACACAAACATGTGGACAGGTGGCTCATAGGAACAAGTATACAACCTCTTGAATTTGCAAAAATTATTCTGATGATTTTTACAGCTTACTATATAGCAGAAAAAGGCTCCATGAAAGAGTGGAGATACATATTTTGGGCCTCCTTCATAGTGCTTGTAAATGCTTTTTTAGTCTCTCTTCAACCCGATAAAGGAGGTGCTGTTTTCCTCCTATTACTTTGCGGATCTATGCTTTACGTAGGGGGTATACCTAAGAAGATTTACCTGCCTATAATCAGTGTGTTTTTACTTTTCATAGTATACATACTCACCTCTAAGTCAGGATACGTAGCTGAGAGATTATCAGCCTGGAGAGATCCTTTTGCAGATCCCGAGGAATCAGGTTATCAGATTATACAGTCCTTGTTTGGTTTTGCTCACGGTGGTATTTTTGGTACAGGAATAGGGAAAGGCATACAAAAGATGGGAGCTTTACCTGCAGCTGATACGGATTATGTGGTATCTCTAATAGGCGAGGAGTTGGGATTTGTGGGTATGCTCACAGTTTTTTGTCTATATTCGCTACTCGTGGGGAGATTGCTTTATTTTACATACAGAGCTAAAGAACCCTTTGGCAAGATCTTGCTTTTCGGTATAGCTTTGAACTTCGCTCTCTCCTTCCTTTGGAATGTAGGTATGGCTTTAAATCTACTCCCTCCTAAGGGTATAGCGTTGCCCTTACTCAGTTATGGAACCTCAAATCTGTTTTTTTCCTTAATGAGTATAGGATTGGCTCAGTCCATTATAAGAAGGGGGTTGCTATAA
- the gltX gene encoding glutamate--tRNA ligase, translated as MIVTRFAPSPTGYLHLGNARTAIFSYLFARHNGGRFILRIEDTDLERSTKEYEKMLLEDLVWLGLEWDEFYRQSERFDIYRKYAEKLVEMGHAYPCFCSSEELSMERDLAEKKGIPYRYSGKCRVLSADEVKKLKGSGKPYTIRFKVPYSEYVVFEDLIKGHISINTDDFGDFVIIRSDGTPTYNFVVVVDDALMGVTHVIRGEDHVPNTPKQILIYKALGFDVPKFAHLPVILGEDRSKLSKRHGAVSVKNYREEGYLPQALFNYLCLLGWSPPKEGREIYTKDELIELFDLKDVNTSPAVFSKEKLRWMNGIYIRQILDLEELLEKVIPFLSEAGYDVSNRDYLKKVLERTRDSFETLKDAVERLRPFFTDDFELSAEAWSELENVKVYDILSSFLEKIKDRELNSQSVKDIAREIQKELSVKAKDVWHSLRIALTGELQGVGVDIICDLLPKEKVEMRIRKMLQKIA; from the coding sequence ATGATAGTAACGAGGTTTGCCCCGAGTCCTACAGGATACCTCCATCTGGGTAATGCGCGAACCGCCATCTTTAGTTACCTTTTCGCCCGACATAATGGAGGTAGATTTATACTCAGAATAGAGGATACAGATCTGGAGCGATCAACTAAGGAGTATGAAAAAATGCTCCTTGAGGATCTCGTTTGGCTCGGTTTGGAATGGGATGAGTTTTACAGACAATCTGAGAGATTTGACATATACAGGAAATATGCTGAAAAACTTGTGGAGATGGGTCACGCATATCCGTGCTTTTGCAGTTCGGAAGAGTTGAGCATGGAGAGAGATCTTGCAGAGAAAAAAGGAATACCTTACAGATACTCAGGAAAGTGCAGGGTTCTATCCGCTGACGAAGTGAAAAAATTAAAGGGAAGCGGGAAACCTTACACTATACGCTTTAAAGTTCCGTACAGTGAGTATGTAGTCTTTGAAGATCTCATAAAAGGACACATATCTATAAATACTGACGATTTTGGAGACTTCGTGATAATCAGAAGCGATGGAACTCCCACTTATAACTTCGTAGTTGTCGTTGATGATGCCCTTATGGGGGTGACACACGTAATAAGAGGTGAGGACCATGTCCCCAACACGCCCAAGCAGATCCTCATATACAAAGCTCTTGGCTTTGATGTGCCTAAGTTTGCCCATCTGCCCGTTATACTTGGTGAAGACAGGAGTAAGCTCTCCAAAAGGCACGGTGCAGTTTCGGTAAAGAATTACAGGGAAGAGGGCTACTTACCCCAAGCGCTTTTTAATTATCTTTGTCTTCTTGGATGGTCACCACCGAAAGAAGGCAGGGAGATATATACCAAAGATGAACTTATAGAACTTTTTGATCTCAAGGATGTGAATACATCCCCTGCGGTTTTCAGTAAAGAAAAGTTAAGATGGATGAATGGCATTTACATAAGGCAGATATTGGATTTGGAAGAACTTCTTGAAAAGGTAATACCTTTCCTAAGTGAAGCAGGCTATGATGTTTCAAACAGGGATTATTTGAAGAAGGTTCTTGAGAGGACAAGAGATTCTTTTGAAACTTTAAAGGATGCTGTTGAAAGGTTGAGACCTTTCTTTACTGACGATTTTGAACTATCTGCAGAGGCATGGAGCGAGCTTGAAAATGTGAAAGTCTACGATATACTTTCATCCTTCTTAGAAAAGATAAAAGATAGGGAACTTAACTCTCAAAGCGTGAAAGATATTGCCAGAGAGATACAAAAGGAGCTAAGTGTCAAAGCTAAAGACGTATGGCATTCTCTCAGAATAGCTCTCACTGGAGAGCTTCAGGGTGTAGGTGTGGATATAATATGCGATCTGCTACCAAAGGAAAAAGTGGAAATGAGAATAAGGAAGATGCTTCAGAAGATAGCATGA
- a CDS encoding group 1 truncated hemoglobin, producing the protein MKKHALLIFMTVAGGTFLLSSCGGSSNAQTPFERLGGEQGIRKVVDDAVPCLATDPNIGIFFRGLSADSLERIKVCLTKQLCAAAGGPCTFPTTITYTSPVDGQQRTYTCRPMRAAHQGMVGPDGKGIANDDVDSFKACVQQSMQKNGVPQDLQTAVLNILESQRNDVVDDRNK; encoded by the coding sequence ATGAAGAAACATGCTTTGCTAATTTTTATGACAGTGGCGGGTGGAACTTTTTTACTCTCTTCCTGTGGAGGGAGTAGCAATGCTCAAACACCTTTTGAAAGATTGGGTGGTGAGCAAGGTATAAGGAAAGTGGTTGATGATGCTGTCCCTTGCTTAGCCACAGATCCAAATATAGGTATATTCTTTAGAGGACTATCTGCTGACTCCCTTGAGCGTATAAAAGTGTGTCTCACAAAACAACTCTGTGCAGCAGCAGGTGGTCCATGCACATTCCCTACCACTATAACTTATACTAGCCCTGTAGATGGACAGCAACGGACATATACATGTAGACCAATGAGAGCAGCTCATCAGGGAATGGTAGGTCCGGATGGTAAAGGTATAGCAAATGATGATGTAGACAGCTTTAAAGCGTGCGTTCAGCAGTCAATGCAAAAAAATGGCGTTCCTCAAGATCTTCAAACAGCGGTTTTGAATATACTTGAAAGCCAGAGGAATGATGTAGTTGATGATAGGAATAAGTAA
- a CDS encoding class I SAM-dependent rRNA methyltransferase: protein MIQVRVKPGIEEKLRSYFPWVYRPEIASYSRKPQKGEHVVVRDAGGHFIGYGYINPDANISVRLLSFNKEKKITYELIKERIESAYIYRKSLSLDTDAFRLIHSEGDFLPGLVVDVYRSHAVVEFTTFGMNLMRDWVISALLEVLKPAGIYEKKNEYIQKIEGFETQEGIIYGDVPPEIIIREKDLNYYVNIPQGQKTGFYLDQRRARSIIRSLVKPGFTCLDVFCHTGGFALNMKKAGAKEVIAVDISSQALEVGKKNAHLNNLDGIVWVEENAFDFMRKLHREGQTFDLVLMDPPSFAKNKASVPSALRGYKELCVRGLHVVKRGGYLVIYSCSFHITAEHLFQVLVDAARDVGRHLRVINMSFQDLDHPWILQVPNTLYLKGIYVEVL from the coding sequence ATGATACAAGTGAGGGTAAAGCCGGGCATAGAGGAAAAGCTCAGATCTTACTTCCCTTGGGTTTACAGACCTGAGATAGCCTCTTACTCCAGAAAACCTCAGAAAGGTGAGCATGTTGTCGTCAGGGATGCGGGTGGTCACTTTATTGGCTACGGATACATAAATCCAGATGCAAACATAAGCGTAAGACTTTTATCCTTCAATAAGGAAAAAAAGATAACTTACGAGCTTATAAAAGAGAGGATAGAAAGTGCATACATCTACAGAAAGAGCCTTTCTTTAGATACGGATGCCTTCAGGCTTATACACTCGGAAGGTGACTTCCTTCCAGGGCTTGTGGTGGATGTGTACCGCAGTCACGCAGTGGTTGAGTTTACCACTTTTGGCATGAATCTTATGAGAGATTGGGTAATTTCAGCATTGCTGGAAGTATTAAAACCTGCAGGCATTTACGAGAAAAAAAACGAGTATATTCAAAAAATTGAGGGCTTTGAGACACAAGAAGGTATCATATACGGAGATGTGCCTCCGGAAATAATCATACGTGAAAAAGACCTCAACTACTACGTAAACATACCTCAAGGGCAAAAAACTGGTTTTTACCTTGATCAGAGAAGAGCAAGAAGCATAATAAGGAGCTTGGTAAAACCGGGTTTTACTTGCCTTGATGTTTTTTGTCATACGGGAGGTTTTGCTCTGAACATGAAAAAAGCTGGTGCGAAAGAGGTTATAGCTGTTGACATATCATCTCAGGCTCTAGAGGTGGGGAAGAAAAATGCGCATCTTAATAACCTTGACGGTATCGTATGGGTTGAGGAAAATGCCTTTGATTTTATGAGGAAACTTCACAGAGAAGGACAGACTTTTGATTTGGTTCTCATGGATCCACCATCCTTTGCTAAAAATAAAGCCAGTGTACCGAGTGCGCTCAGAGGTTATAAAGAACTTTGTGTCAGAGGGCTTCACGTCGTGAAAAGAGGTGGTTACTTGGTCATATATTCCTGTTCCTTCCATATAACCGCAGAACATCTCTTTCAAGTGCTTGTTGATGCCGCAAGGGATGTGGGAAGACATCTGAGGGTCATAAATATGAGTTTTCAGGATCTTGATCATCCGTGGATACTTCAGGTGCCAAATACCCTTTATTTGAAGGGAATATACGTGGAGGTACTTTGA